A window of Natrinema versiforme contains these coding sequences:
- a CDS encoding carboxypeptidase M32 → MATDQAQSDASEADTYEQFEDRVRRISNIGNAAGILQWDQEVVMPDDGTPARAQQLSALSSISHELLTADETGDLLEELEGDESGETQSSDLEGEQAAVVREIRRKYDRETSVPQDLVEEISATASNAHPKWKQAREEDDFDHFAPTLEKLVELKREYAEHIDPDADPYAVLFADYEPYIDLETAERVLERLRENLVPLIDAVQDSDADLTTGAFAGEFDDDDQEALARDVLDSLGYDWDRGRLDTAPHPFSSGTQFDARVTTRFEEDDLLGSITSTIHEFGHANYTQGLPDEGYGTPLGEARDLSVHESQSRLWENHVGRSRPFWEHFLPIARERFPELEDVTPEEAYEAANQVHDDNLIRVEADELTYHLHIVIRFEIERDLIRGDLEVSAVPEVWNDKYEEYLGVRPETDAEGCLQDIHWSHGDFGYFSTYSLGSVLAAQLYAAAEDDRGPFDDQIREGEFDELNGWLRENIHQHGKRYVTPDLIENATGDGLTADYFLEYVESKYGELYDLEDY, encoded by the coding sequence ATGGCGACCGATCAGGCCCAGAGCGATGCGAGCGAGGCCGACACCTACGAGCAGTTCGAAGACCGAGTCCGACGTATCTCGAATATCGGGAACGCCGCCGGCATCCTGCAGTGGGATCAGGAGGTCGTGATGCCCGACGACGGCACCCCGGCCCGCGCACAGCAGCTCTCGGCGCTGTCCTCGATCAGCCACGAACTCCTGACCGCCGACGAGACCGGCGACCTGCTCGAGGAACTGGAGGGGGACGAGAGCGGCGAAACCCAAAGCAGTGATCTCGAGGGCGAGCAGGCCGCGGTCGTCCGCGAGATCCGCCGGAAATACGACCGCGAGACGAGCGTCCCGCAGGACCTCGTCGAGGAAATTTCGGCGACGGCGTCGAACGCCCATCCGAAGTGGAAGCAGGCCCGAGAGGAGGACGACTTCGATCACTTCGCACCGACCCTCGAGAAACTGGTCGAATTGAAGCGCGAGTACGCCGAGCACATCGATCCCGACGCCGACCCCTACGCCGTTCTCTTCGCGGACTACGAACCCTACATCGACCTCGAGACGGCCGAACGGGTCTTAGAGCGATTGCGGGAGAACCTGGTGCCGCTGATCGATGCCGTTCAGGATAGTGACGCGGACCTCACTACGGGCGCCTTCGCGGGCGAGTTCGACGACGACGATCAGGAGGCCCTCGCGCGGGACGTGCTCGATTCGCTGGGCTACGACTGGGACCGCGGTCGGCTCGACACTGCACCGCATCCGTTCTCCTCGGGCACGCAGTTCGATGCTCGCGTGACCACCCGCTTCGAGGAGGACGATCTCTTGGGCTCGATCACGTCGACCATCCACGAGTTCGGCCACGCGAACTACACGCAGGGGCTGCCCGACGAGGGCTACGGCACGCCGCTCGGCGAAGCGCGGGACCTCTCGGTCCACGAGTCCCAGTCCCGCCTCTGGGAGAACCACGTCGGGCGCTCCCGGCCCTTCTGGGAGCACTTCCTGCCGATCGCCCGCGAGCGCTTCCCCGAACTCGAGGACGTCACCCCCGAGGAGGCCTACGAGGCCGCGAATCAGGTCCACGACGACAACCTCATCCGGGTCGAGGCGGACGAGCTCACCTACCACCTCCACATCGTGATCCGGTTCGAGATCGAACGCGATCTGATCCGGGGCGACCTCGAGGTCTCGGCGGTCCCCGAGGTCTGGAACGACAAGTACGAGGAGTACCTCGGCGTGCGCCCGGAGACCGACGCGGAGGGCTGCCTGCAGGACATCCACTGGTCCCACGGCGACTTCGGCTACTTCTCGACGTACTCGCTGGGCTCGGTGCTCGCGGCGCAGTTGTACGCCGCTGCCGAGGACGACCGCGGCCCCTTCGACGACCAGATCCGCGAGGGCGAGTTCGACGAACTCAACGGCTGGCTCCGCGAGAATATCCACCAGCACGGCAAACGGTACGTCACGCCCGACCTGATCGAGAACGCAACCGGCGACGGGCTGACCGCCGACTACTTCCTCGAGTACGTCGAGTCGAAGTACGGCGAGTTGTACGACCTCGAAGACTACTGA
- a CDS encoding SDR family oxidoreductase: protein MSDSLEQGTAIVTGASSGIGAATCRELAGAGANLVLAARSEDRLRELADDLEATHDVETLVVPTNVREEDDVDALIEETVDEFGGIDVLVNNAGLGRGSEVESLSTDDYETMQETNVDGVFYATRAAIPHVRERDGHLIFVGSFAGRHPRPANPVYAATKWWVRGFAKSLAAQIGDADVGVTIVNPAEVRSEFETPDGETFAERYDEDEASDPAEIAAAIRFAASQDHSSVSELDINPREKFAETFH, encoded by the coding sequence ATGTCCGACTCACTCGAGCAGGGAACGGCGATCGTCACGGGCGCGAGTTCCGGCATCGGCGCGGCGACCTGTCGCGAACTCGCGGGCGCGGGCGCCAACCTCGTTCTCGCGGCACGCAGCGAAGACCGACTGCGGGAACTCGCCGACGACCTCGAGGCGACCCACGACGTCGAGACGCTGGTCGTCCCGACGAACGTCCGGGAGGAAGACGACGTCGACGCGCTCATCGAAGAGACCGTCGATGAGTTCGGCGGGATCGACGTGCTGGTGAACAACGCGGGACTGGGCCGGGGCAGCGAGGTCGAATCGCTGTCGACCGACGACTACGAGACGATGCAGGAGACGAACGTCGACGGCGTCTTCTACGCCACGCGGGCGGCGATCCCCCACGTCCGCGAACGCGACGGCCACTTGATCTTCGTCGGCAGTTTCGCCGGCCGCCACCCGCGACCGGCTAACCCCGTCTACGCGGCCACGAAGTGGTGGGTTCGGGGCTTCGCCAAGAGCCTCGCGGCCCAGATCGGCGACGCCGACGTCGGGGTCACGATCGTCAACCCGGCCGAGGTGCGCTCCGAGTTCGAGACCCCCGACGGCGAGACGTTCGCCGAACGGTACGACGAGGACGAGGCGAGCGACCCCGCGGAGATCGCCGCCGCGATCCGCTTCGCCGCGAGTCAGGACCACTCGAGCGTGAGCGAACTCGATATCAACCCGCGAGAGAAATTCGCCGAGACGTTCCACTGA
- a CDS encoding M48 family metalloprotease — protein MVAAVLGLAVVTLGLLAGVWAVFYGVLSFLGFALASHVASVTTAGTLVTIGYLEYRHLETIERLADAHPVDRETAPELYETTTRVAAQLGVPVPTIAVSERDAPEALAVGFRPESVHLVLSLGTINALEGQAELEAVIAHELAHVRNRDAMIMTAVSLPVVLADGLGSRINRIENPGWAAIVTVPLGFLSAGVQIVGRTITARLSRVRERAADRAAAEVTGSPAALASALRRLDREIADTPTRDLRDASGVSSLSIISLEPSEPEKIMLGPEGDTEPSYWALRKRLHRLERYLFETHPPTDERLDALAALERER, from the coding sequence ATGGTCGCCGCCGTCCTCGGACTCGCGGTCGTCACGCTCGGACTGCTCGCGGGGGTCTGGGCCGTGTTCTACGGCGTGCTCTCGTTTCTCGGGTTCGCGCTCGCATCCCACGTCGCGTCCGTCACCACCGCCGGGACGCTGGTGACGATCGGGTATCTCGAGTACAGACACCTCGAGACGATTGAGCGGCTTGCGGACGCCCACCCGGTGGATCGGGAGACGGCACCGGAGCTGTACGAGACGACGACCCGGGTCGCGGCCCAGCTCGGGGTCCCCGTGCCGACGATCGCCGTCTCGGAGCGGGACGCCCCCGAAGCGCTGGCCGTCGGCTTCCGACCGGAGTCGGTGCATCTGGTGCTCTCGCTGGGGACGATCAACGCGCTCGAGGGGCAAGCGGAACTGGAGGCGGTGATCGCACATGAACTCGCCCACGTCAGAAACCGCGATGCGATGATCATGACGGCCGTTTCGCTGCCCGTCGTGCTCGCCGACGGGCTGGGGTCGCGGATTAACCGGATCGAGAACCCCGGCTGGGCCGCGATCGTCACCGTCCCGCTGGGGTTTCTGTCGGCAGGCGTTCAGATCGTCGGGCGCACGATAACGGCCCGTCTCTCCCGGGTCAGGGAGCGAGCGGCGGATCGAGCCGCCGCGGAGGTGACCGGCTCGCCCGCCGCGCTCGCCAGTGCGCTCCGGCGGTTAGATCGGGAGATTGCGGACACGCCGACTCGAGACCTCCGCGACGCGTCGGGCGTCTCCTCGTTGTCGATCATCTCGCTCGAGCCGTCCGAGCCCGAAAAGATCATGCTCGGCCCCGAGGGCGACACCGAGCCGTCGTACTGGGCGCTTCGAAAACGGCTCCACCGGCTCGAGCGCTACCTCTTCGAAACGCACCCGCCGACGGACGAACGGCTCGACGCGTTGGCGGCGCTCGAGCGCGAGCGGTAG
- the truA gene encoding tRNA pseudouridine(38-40) synthase TruA: MPLRAFRIAYDGTDYRGFQRQPDVATVEDAIFDSLRALDILEPDADKPAGYAAAGRTDAGVSALAQTIALEAPDWLAPRALNAELPADVRAWAAAEAPDGFHATHHASRREYTYHLYAPVADGAPAPPAVDDDRFRAACEALSGTHDIHNLTPDDRNTERSLSLAARRDGDYLVVTASAGGFARELVRRLVSLARAVGTGESPLEKVDRVLEPEPLPGHEGVAPAPPEPLVLTEVDYPDLAFEIDDDAAASARAVFNRRRVDRRTGARVAGQVADGMR, translated from the coding sequence ATGCCACTGCGCGCGTTCCGGATCGCCTACGACGGGACGGACTACCGCGGCTTCCAGCGCCAGCCCGACGTTGCGACCGTCGAGGACGCGATCTTCGATTCGCTCCGCGCGCTCGACATCCTCGAGCCCGATGCCGACAAGCCCGCGGGCTACGCCGCCGCCGGCCGCACCGACGCGGGCGTTTCCGCGCTCGCCCAGACGATCGCGCTCGAGGCCCCTGACTGGCTCGCGCCGCGAGCGCTGAACGCCGAACTCCCTGCCGATGTCCGTGCGTGGGCGGCCGCCGAGGCGCCGGACGGGTTCCACGCGACCCACCACGCGAGCCGCCGAGAGTACACGTATCACCTGTACGCGCCGGTCGCCGACGGAGCGCCCGCTCCGCCGGCCGTCGACGACGACCGCTTCCGCGCGGCCTGCGAGGCGCTGTCCGGGACTCACGATATCCACAACCTGACGCCGGACGATCGCAATACCGAGCGCTCGCTGTCCCTCGCGGCTCGCCGCGACGGCGACTACCTCGTCGTCACCGCCAGTGCCGGCGGCTTCGCTCGAGAACTCGTCCGGCGGCTCGTTTCGTTGGCTCGCGCGGTCGGCACCGGCGAATCGCCGCTCGAAAAAGTCGATCGCGTCCTCGAGCCCGAACCGTTGCCCGGCCACGAGGGAGTCGCGCCCGCGCCACCGGAGCCGCTCGTGCTGACCGAGGTGGACTACCCCGATCTCGCCTTCGAGATCGACGACGACGCGGCCGCGAGCGCTCGAGCGGTGTTCAACCGCCGTCGCGTCGATCGCCGAACGGGGGCCCGCGTCGCCGGACAGGTGGCCGACGGGATGCGCTGA
- a CDS encoding uracil-xanthine permease family protein, translating to MSNETDGGIQLEYGVDDKPPLPKSILLGLQHVAVMIVPATAVAYVVAGGVGLDPTDTAYIVQMVLLFSGLATIVQAYTVGPVGARLPIVMGSSFTFVGASISIGADFGMAAVFGAILVTGFAVEGLIGWQFKRIKPFFPPLVTGLVVVIIGLYLVPVAMDYAAGGADAADFGALHHIGLAGLVLAIAVGLNMFTRGVTRLLSVLVAIGVGYAAALALTFTTGLELVDFSAVGDAAWIALPSPTRFGFEFEPIAIATFAVLFLVSSMETVGDMSGVTAAEGRNPTNEEFRGGLFNDGLLSSIGAVFGAFPITSFSQNVGIVNFTGVMSRHVVGIGGVFLAVLGLSPKVGAAVTTIPSAVFGGAVLLMAGMVAASGFRLVITNADLDRRNTVVVAVSLGLGLGIATTPEALSGLPNAAETFFGQPVIVTALSALALNTFVPGEQSPLFDARPADSDADADADAAAVGPTDD from the coding sequence ATGTCGAACGAGACTGACGGGGGCATCCAACTCGAGTACGGCGTCGACGACAAACCGCCGTTGCCGAAATCGATTCTGCTCGGCTTGCAACACGTCGCGGTGATGATCGTGCCGGCGACGGCGGTGGCGTACGTCGTCGCGGGCGGAGTCGGACTCGATCCGACGGACACGGCCTACATCGTTCAGATGGTCCTCCTGTTCTCCGGGCTGGCGACGATCGTCCAGGCCTACACCGTCGGCCCGGTCGGCGCGCGCCTGCCGATCGTCATGGGCTCGAGTTTCACCTTCGTGGGCGCGTCGATCTCGATCGGCGCGGACTTCGGGATGGCCGCAGTGTTCGGCGCGATCCTCGTCACGGGCTTTGCCGTCGAAGGCCTCATCGGCTGGCAATTCAAGCGAATCAAACCCTTCTTCCCGCCGCTGGTGACCGGCCTCGTCGTCGTCATCATCGGCCTCTACCTCGTGCCCGTCGCGATGGACTACGCCGCCGGTGGGGCCGACGCCGCCGACTTCGGCGCGCTCCACCACATCGGCCTCGCCGGGCTCGTCCTCGCGATTGCCGTCGGTCTCAACATGTTCACGCGCGGCGTCACGCGACTGCTGTCCGTACTCGTCGCGATCGGCGTCGGTTACGCGGCCGCCCTCGCCCTCACGTTCACCACCGGCCTCGAGCTCGTCGACTTCTCGGCCGTCGGCGACGCCGCCTGGATCGCGCTGCCGTCGCCCACCCGGTTCGGCTTCGAGTTCGAGCCGATCGCGATCGCCACGTTCGCCGTCCTCTTTCTCGTCTCCTCGATGGAGACCGTCGGCGACATGTCCGGCGTCACGGCCGCCGAGGGGCGCAATCCGACGAACGAGGAGTTCCGCGGCGGGCTGTTCAACGACGGTCTGCTGAGTTCGATCGGCGCCGTCTTCGGCGCGTTCCCGATCACCTCCTTCTCCCAGAACGTCGGCATCGTCAACTTCACCGGCGTGATGAGCCGGCACGTCGTCGGCATCGGCGGCGTCTTCCTCGCCGTCCTCGGGCTGAGCCCGAAGGTTGGCGCGGCCGTCACGACGATCCCCAGTGCGGTCTTCGGCGGTGCGGTCTTGCTCATGGCCGGCATGGTCGCAGCCAGCGGCTTCCGGCTGGTCATCACGAACGCCGACCTCGACCGCCGGAACACGGTCGTCGTCGCCGTCTCGCTCGGTCTCGGACTCGGCATCGCGACCACGCCCGAGGCGCTCTCGGGGCTTCCGAACGCCGCCGAAACGTTCTTCGGTCAGCCGGTCATCGTCACCGCGCTGTCCGCGCTGGCGCTCAACACGTTCGTTCCCGGCGAACAGAGTCCGCTGTTCGACGCCCGACCCGCCGACTCGGACGCGGATGCAGACGCCGACGCCGCGGCCGTCGGCCCCACCGACGACTGA
- the hpt gene encoding hypoxanthine/guanine phosphoribosyltransferase → MEKLLESLDDAPIIDKDGYEYLVHPISNGVPRLDPALLREVVTEVMQTADLDVDKIIAPEAMGIHLATALSLQTDIPLVVIRKRPYGLEGEVSLHQETGYSESEMYINDVEDGDRVVIVDDMLSTGGTLAAICDALDGIGAEIVDIVVVLRKVGDSALDDTEYDATSLVDITVENGEVTIH, encoded by the coding sequence ATGGAGAAACTCCTCGAGTCGTTGGACGACGCACCGATCATCGATAAGGACGGATACGAGTACCTCGTCCACCCGATCAGCAACGGCGTGCCGCGGCTCGATCCCGCCCTGTTGCGGGAAGTCGTGACCGAGGTGATGCAAACCGCGGATCTGGACGTCGACAAGATCATCGCACCCGAGGCGATGGGGATCCACCTCGCGACCGCGCTCTCGCTCCAGACCGACATCCCGCTCGTCGTTATTCGCAAGCGGCCCTACGGGCTCGAGGGCGAGGTCTCGTTACACCAGGAGACGGGCTACTCGGAGTCGGAAATGTACATCAACGACGTCGAGGACGGCGACCGCGTAGTGATCGTCGACGACATGCTCTCGACCGGCGGAACGCTGGCGGCGATCTGCGACGCGCTCGACGGTATCGGGGCCGAAATTGTCGACATCGTCGTCGTGTTACGGAAGGTCGGCGACTCGGCGCTCGACGACACGGAGTACGACGCCACGAGCCTCGTCGACATCACGGTCGAGAACGGCGAGGTAACGATTCACTGA